The bacterium DNA window TCGCTGTCGAGCAAACCAAACGGCCGGCGGATGACAAGCGCAGCTTCGGATACCACCGGGCGGGCATCCTGGCCGCCACCGCCAACGGCGCCACTCTGATCGTCCTGGTCTTTGTGATCGCTTATGAGGCGGTGCAGCGCCTAACTCACACGGAACCGGTACAGGGGTTGGTCGTCATCGTTTCCGCCCTCGTCGGGGTTGTGGTCAACGGCTACGTGGCTTTCAGCATGCGAGGCCAGGGCACGAACCTGAACATTCGAGCCGCGCTGCTGCATGCGCTGGGAGATCTGGCGGCTTCCGTTGGCGTGATCATCGCCGGCGCTGTCATCCTCTTCACCGGCTGGACCTTCATCGATCCGCTGGTCTCGATACTGATCGCGGCCTTGATCGGCTGGAACGCGCTGAAGATCGTCACCGAGACTGTCAACATCTTGCTGGAGGGAACACCGCGAGGGGTGAGCTCGCAGGGCATTGCTTCTGCGATCAGAGGCACTGAGGGAGTGCGGTCGATGCACGACCTGCACGTCTGGTCGATCTCAGCCGAGAACGTAGCTTGCAGCTGCCACATCGTTGTTGGGGATCAGTCTCTCCCCGAGTCGGAACGCGTCATGCGGGCAGTTGAGGAAAGGCTGTGCGCGGACTTCGCGATCGGACACACCACGATCCAGGTCGAGAACTGCGCGCCGTGCCACGAGGAAGCGGAGCACTTGATGCATCACAACCATCCTCATATCCAGCTGGCCGAGCTTGCCTTGGAGGGACGCCGGCGCACACCACTCTCGAGGCGGCGCTCAGCCCGCCCGGCTTCAATCGCGCAGTAGACCGGCCGAGGGAGCCTTTGGCGCGACTTCGGACCGAAGACCCCGGCCTTCCCGCATTTCGCGGATCCAATCCACGCGGCAGAAGACGCAAGGAAGCGGCCCCCGCAATGAATTCAGAACCGGAGCTTGGGCCCACGCGCCCGGATTCGAACCGGGGACCTTTTCCTTACCAGGTGATCTTTGGACCCTGGCGATTCGAGTTGATCTTAGCTGTCGTCTGTTTGCGGCCGAGACCATTTACCTAATGGCGAATGTGGCCCAGCGATGGCTTACGACGCCGCCCGGCACAACGTGGTGCTCTTTGGCGGGAGCGAGCCGGCAAAGGGCAGAGGCGCCCCGGTGGCCTTGGCCTTCTTTGACGCCTGCGTCGCCACCGATGTGCGCCAGATCGTCCTGCTCGATGGGCCGTCGGTCCGGGGCTGGGATGCATGGCACGAAATCGAGGGCCGTTACCACTTCTCCACGATGCGCGACGGCTTGAAGGCGCTCATGAAGGCCGGCTATCTGGAACCCCGGCCGCCTGAGCCTCTAGCCCACTTGCTGTTTGGCGCTCTCAACGAAGCAGCCCGCGTTCTCGCCCACGCCCCAGATCCAAAGCCGGTTCGTCGCGAGCTGATGGATGCCCATATCCGTCTGATGGAAGGCTTACGTCCCATGGACCGGCGCCAAGGTCCGACCTAAACCTGATCTACGTTCCGGCCGCATTTGGATGGATTTTCAGCCGGCTCATTTGCATGAAGGACTCCGGGAAGGGCTCTCGAGTGACTAGGTCTGCATAGTCCCAAGGAAGTCGCCATTGAATCCGAGGTCGATGACATGCGCAGGGGAATTGAGGCTCACATAGCTGAGATCGACGCTATCGCCGAAACCAATCACGTCCTGGCCGTCCAGCCATCCGTAAGGCGTGATCCTGAGCTCGATGCGTTGCCCCGTTTTCGTCACCACGTCGGCACTACGGCCGCCATTAGACGGGTTAGCAAAAGCAACTCTGTCCTCTGCCGGGGACAGGTGCGCCTCCCCCGCGAAGTTGGGTACTTGCGCATAACTCCAGATCTCGGTGCGATCCTGGCGCCGGATGCTGAGCGTGTTCGGGTAGGTGGTGCACACGTAGTCGCCGGTGGCCGCAACGTCCGTCACGAAGCAATCGTGCGCGGGAGGGGTGTCTTCGATGTGCCGGGTGACTCTTCCCGACTGGGCGTCAACCTGAGCGAAGATTCCCGGAACAGGTAGGGAATCGCCGGCCGGTACCACCCACGCCGTTGGGGCTGTCGCTACGGGTCCAAGTGAGTCCCAGCCGATGAGCGCCATTACCTCGAAGGTCGGCTCCGAGCTCGCGGTCGCCAGGACCTCGTGATAGAGAAGGCGAGCCGCGGCGCCCGCTCGACCGGAATAGACGTCGAGTGTGAAATTCCCAGGAGCAAAGCCATGCGATGTTCCGGCACAGGGGTCGCTGGAGGATGGCTTGGGTGGAATAGTGAAGACCGTAGCCAGCAGGGCGCTGCCGTCGGGGCTGACCGCAAACGAGAGCATCTGCTGGACGCCCGTGAACGGAATTGTCGCGACCACCGCTTCGCTGCCGGCGGCGTCGAGACCTCTGACGATTCCGCCGGCGTCCGCGAAGTAGACCTTCCCCGCTGCAACGTGGGCGCTGGCGGGAAGCCATGCGGCGCCTCCGATGCATCCGCCCCAGGGGACTGGCATGGGCCTGAAGGTCGCCGAAGCCCGCGTGTGGCCTTTCAGGTCTGCGATGACCACCGTGTTCCAGTTGCACGGAGACGCGTTCCCTTTCGCCTCGAGCACAGCCACCAATGGCGGGCCGCTCGGCGTGACCGGCGAATTAGTTCTGACCTGCGAAGCCGTCGCCCATGCACATCCCGCGAAGGCCTCCCCACCAGGGCCGGGCGTCAAGGGCGTGCTGGCCAATGGCGACGCCGCGACCGACCGGAGCGGGCTCGGTGACATGCCGCTGGCGACCGGTGTGGATCCACACCCGGTCAGCAGGAGATTTGCGACGACTACCAAACGCATGACTGTTGAACGCCGGCCGCGACGCATGGTTTCAAGTGGTCGCGGGCCCGCGACTTGCCGAAACCGGAGACGCCGGTGAAGACCGTCAGCCGGCGATTCGGGATCTCGACGCTCAGATTCTTCAGGTTGTTCTCCCGGGCGCCCTGTACCCGGCGTCCCATCGAACTTGGAGCCCACGCCCGGATTCGAACCGGGGACCTTTTCCTTACCAAGGAAATGCTCTACCGCCTGAGCTACGTGGGCGGGGCCGCAGCCCAACGATTCTAGTGGTTGGGGTTCACTCGGCTGGGTTCCGACTCGACCTTGCCGACGTCCGTCAGCACCTCGGCCCGGCCTCGGATCTTGATGGCCGCCGTCAGCTCGGTGAACTGGGCCACGAGCACTTCACCCGCGTCCAGCCGCTCCGTGTGGTGTGAGCGAGTGTCCTTGCCTCGAGTCAGGCCCATGATCGTGACGCCGTCCTCGAGCGCCTTCACCACCACGTAACGCCCGGTCGCCGGGGACATGTCGCCGTGATCGTGCTCGTTGTCGGTCATCGTCTCCCCCGTCCATTGCCGTTGGACTGCGCCTTCGGTCGCACCGTCTCCAGCCGGGTCGATGCGGACCCGACCAACTCGTCGATCTCCGCCGTCAGCGCGGGACCGGCGAGGACATGATAGCGATCGGCATTCACGATCACCTCCCGCCTTCCCACCACCACGTGCAGTACCACGTCATCGGTGCCCGGATGGCGCGCCAGCACCGCCTCGAGCCGCTCGGCGAGCCCCGCATCGCCGTTGGGGATCCGGATATGGACCAGCTGGCGTCGCGACACCGGCAGGCATTCAGGGTCGTCCCACAGCCAGGCCATGTCCACCACCACGGACGCCACCTCCACCTCGGGCTCGAGGTCTGGATCCGCCGGCGACGCGGCGGCTCCCGTCGCCCGGGTGCTGCCCGCCCGCGCGTCGACCTTCCCCTGCACCACCACGACCTTGTCCGGCTCGAACAGCAGCCTGGTCTGCTCGAAGACGCGCGGGAACAGGACCACGTCGACGCTGCCGGTGAGATCCTCCAGCTGCGCGTAGGCCATGATCTGACCCTTGCGCGTGACCACACGCCGCACCTCGCGCACCAGGCCGGCGATTCGCACCTCGCTGTCCTGCAGCGCGCTGGTCACCTCGACCGCTTGCGTGTCCGAGAGCTTCGCCAGCTCGGTGCTGATCCGGCGGAGCGGGTGGTCGCTCAGGTAGAGCCCGAGGAGTTCCTTCTCCAACCGGAGCTTGTCCTCCCCGGCCATCGGCGCGATGTCGATCAACAGCCCGTAGCCGTCGACCTCGGCTTCGGGCGAACCGACCATGTCGAGGAGCGAGGTCTGGCCGGACTCGCGGTCCTTGCGCACGCTCTCGGCGCGGCTGACCGCGTGGTCGAGCGCCGCGAGCAGCCGGGCGCGCTCGCCCAGGCCGTCACACGCGCCCGACTGCACCAGTGACTCCAGCACCCGGCGGTTCACGTCCTGGATCGCCGCCGTGCGCTCGCACAGGTCTTCGAGCGACTTGAAAGGGCCGTCCGCGTCGCGAAGCGAGACGATGGTCTCAACGGCGTGCTGGCCGACGTTCTTGATCGCGGCGAGTCCGAACAGGATTCGCGAGTCGCTCATCGAGAAGTCGGCGCGCGAGCGGTTGATATCCGGCGGCAGCACGTCAATGCCACGAATGCGGCAATCCACGATCGCGGTCGCGACCTTGTCTGCGCTGCCTTCCATGTGGATGAGCAATGAGGTCAGGTACTCGAGCGGGTAGTTGGCTTTCAAGTAGGCGGTCTGGTAGCTGATCACCCCATACGCCGCCGAATGCGCGCGGTTGAAGCCGTACTCCGCGAACTTGGCGATGCCGTCGAACAGCGCCTCCGCCGTGGTTCGGGCGATGTCGCGCTCAACAGCGCCCGCGATGAACTTCGTCCGCTGCTTGGCCATCTTGGCCTTGTCCTTCTTGCCCATCGCGGCGCGAAGAATGTCCGCCTCGCTCATCGTGAACCCGGCCAGCTCCCGCGCCGCCATCATCACCTGCTCCTGGTAGATCATCACGCCGTATGTCTCGCGCAGGATCGGCTCGAGACGCTCGTGCATGTACTCGATCGGTTCGCGTCCCTGCTTGCGCGCGACGTACGCGGGGATGTTGACCATCGGCCCGGGGCGGAACAGGGCGATGGCCGCCGACACGTCGGCGAAGCTCTGCGGGCGCATGTCCATCAACATCCGGCGCATGCCCGCGCCTTCGAGCTGGAACACGCCGTGCGTGTCGCCGTTGGAGATGAGCTCGTAAGTCTTGGCGTCGTCGACGGGGATCTTCTCGAGGTCGATCTCGATGCCGCGGTGCTCTTTGACCAGCCGCAGGCAGGTGGCGATGATGTCGAGGTTCTGCAGGCCGAGGAAGTCGATCTTCAACAGGCCGATGTCGCCGACCGCCTTCATGTCGTACTGCGTCACGACCGACTCACGCCCGGGCCCGTATTGAAGCGGCGTGTAGCGCACCAGCGGCTGCGGCGCGATCACCACGCCCGCCGCGTGCGTGCTCACGTTGCGCGAGACCCCCTCGAGCGTGCGGGCGACATCGATCAGTCGCTTCTGGTCCTCGTTCGTCTCGTACGCCTTGCGGAAGTCAGGGACCTCCTTGATCGTGTCGTCGAGCGTCTTCGAACGGCCCTGGTAGACAGGCACGAGCTTAGCCAGCCAGTCGGTGTCGCGCAGCGGCACCTCGAGCACCCGGCCGACATCGCGGATCGCCGCCTTGGAGGCCATGGTGGTGAAGGTGATGATCTGGGCGACGCGGTCGAAGCCGTACTTTTCCGAGACGTAGCGGATGACCTTCTCGCGACCCTCGACTGAGAAGTCACAGTCGATGTCGGGCATCGACACGCGGTCGATGTTCAGGAAGCGCTCGAAAATCAGGCCGTGCTCGATGGGATCCAGGTTGGTTATGCCCAGGCAGTACGAGACCAGGCTCCCGGCGGCACTCCCGCGGCCGGGACCGACCACGATCCCGTTCCGCCTCGCGAAGTTGTAGAAGTCCCAGACGATCAGGAAGTACGACGCGTATCCGGTCTGGCTGATGACCGAGAGCTCCTGGTCGGCCCGCTCCTGGGTCGCGGCCGACGGCTCGCCGTACCGCCAGCGCATGCCCTCCGTGACCAGCTTGCGCAGGTACTGGTCGGGCTTCAGGCCGTCCGGGACGTCGAAGGGCGGCAGGAGTGTGGCGCCCAGGCGCAGCTTGAGTTCGCACTGGTCGGCGACCTCGAGCGTGCTGGCCAGCGCATCGGGCATGTCGGTGAATGCGCTGAGCATCTCGTCCGGCGTCTTGAGGTAGTTCTCCTGCGACGAGAAGCGCCAGCGGTTGGGGTCGTTGAAGCGGGCACCGGTCTGGAGGCACAGCAGGACGTCGTGCGCTTCTGAATCGTGGCGGTGCACGTAGTGCAGGTCGTTGGTCGCGCACAGGCGCAATCCGAACTCCTTGCCGAAGCCCATCAGCGCCTGGTTGACCTGTTCCTGCCGGTCGATGCCGTGGCGCTGGACCTCCAGCAGGAAGCGATCGGCGCCGAAGATGTCGCGGTAGGCGGCGACCGACTCACGAGCCCCCTCCGTGTCCCCGTCGGAGATCCGGCTCGCCGCCTCGCCCTGCAGGCAGCCCGACAGCGCGATCAGGCCCTTGGAGTGCTCGGCCAGAATCTCCTTGTCGATGCGGGGCTTGTAGTACATCCCCTCCATCTGCCCCACCGTGCAGAGCTTCATCAGGTTCACGTAGCCCTCGTGGTTCGCGGCCAGCAGGGTGAGGTGGTTCGGGTCTCGGTCGACCCGGCCCTCTCGCAAGAGGCGCGACCGGGGAGCGACGTACACCTCGCAGCCGACGATCGGCTTGATGCCGGCGTCTTTGCACGCCTTGTAGAAGTGGATCGCGCCGTACATCACCCCGTGGTCGGTGAGCGCCAGCGCCGGCATCCCCAGCTCCGCCGCGCGGGCGACCAGGGCGGGGATCCGGCTGGCACCATCGAGCAGCGAATACTCGGTGTGATTGTGGAGGTGGACGAAGGTGTTGGGGGCGTGCGGCATTCTTTTGGCTGGGTGTGGCGGACCCCGAGATAGTCTAGCGGCGAGATGGGGGCTCAAACCCGTCGCCTGACCCTCACCGATGGCGAGGGTGAATCCCGCTGACGGCGTAACCGATCCGGCTCAGGTGCCGTTTGGCCTCATGTGGTGCTGCTCAAGCCGATACTGGTCCTTGCGGTCAGGAGCCTTGGGCCCGGGCGGCTCCGCCTCGCGCTCCTGAAGTTCGGGTACGGCCTGCACGCCTTCTAGCCCGACCCCCTCTCGAGCAGGGCGACCGTTTCGATGTGGTAGGTCTGCGGAAACATGTCCACGATCGCCGCTCGCCGCACCCGATAGCCGCCCCGGACCAGCCCGATGAGGTCGCGGGCGTGCGTCGAGGGCTCGCACGATACGTACACCAGCCGTTCTGGGCCAAGGCGTATTAGCTCCGCCAGCGCCGCCGGCTCGCAACCCGCGCGAGGCGGGTCGAGAATCACCGCCTGGTGCTGCCCCAGCCGGACTTGACGCAGCATCGTCTCCACCCTGCCCGGTAGGTAGTCCACCTTGACGGCGTTGATGCGGGCGTTGAGCCGTCCCAACTGCACGGCGCGGGGGTTCTCCTCGATCGCGGACACGCTCGCCGCTTCACGCGCGACGGCGACCGAGATGGTGCCGATTCCCGCGTACAGGTCGAGCACCCGCTCACCGGCTGTCGGCGCGAGCATGTCCAGCGCGGCGCGGTAGAGGACGAGCATCTGCCGGTAGTTGGTCTGCACGAAGGTGTCGCTGCGGACCCGGAAAGTGAGGTCCCAGAAGTCCAGGCTCATGGCGTCGTCGAGCAGGACCTGGTCGGGCAGCAGCTCGGCGACCCTTCGCGCCAGGTCTTCACGCGGCCATTGCGGTTCCGGTCCGCGATGGCGCAGCCGCCACAGCAGGCCGCGCCCTGCCGGCTCCACCGTCAACAGGAGGTTCTGCAGGTTCTTGAGCTCCAGCTCGGCCGCGGCCTGGGCGAAGGCCGGCAGCGCCTGCTCGATCCTCAGGTCGTGGATCGGGCAGGTGTCGATCGCCAGCACCGAATGTGAGCGCTGGCGGTGAAACCCGAAGCGCCAGCCACCGCCCGGCTGGCGCACCGCCTCGAACTCGCCGCGGATCCGGTAGCGCCACGGGTCGTCCATGCCGAGCACCGGCGTGTCGGGCGGAAGCCGCAGCCCGGCTCGCGACCAGGCCTCCTCCACCACCTGCCGCTTCAGCCGCAGCTGGTGGGCGTATGCCGCGTGCTGCAGCTGGCAGCCGCCGCATTCGCCGAAATGCGGGCACGACGCGGTCACGCGATGCGGTGAGGCTTCGATCACGCGCGTGGTGGCGGCGACGGCGACGCCACCGTGGCGGCCCCGTGGCTCGGCTTCGACCACTTCGCCCGGCAGCGCATAGCTGACCAGCCACACCTTGCCCTCGTCTCGCGCGACGGTGGTCCCGCCATGCGCCGGGGACGACGGCCGCAGGATCAGCGGCGCCACAGGGCCATCGGGTCGCGCGCCGGCTTGAAGCCGGCCGCCTCCACGATCTGGGCCGCGAGCTCAAAGCCGCCCGCGACCTTGTCCGGCTGGTGGGCGTCGCTGCCAAACGACACCGCCTCACCCCCCACCTCGTGCCACCAGCGCAGCACCTTCAGGCCGGGACAGAACCGGCTCTCTCCCCCATCCCCACGAGTCGTGTTGGCCTCCAGCGCGCAGCCCCGCCGCGTCGCGGCGACCAGGACCGCCCGCAGCTCGGCTTCGTAATCCTCCTCGCGGTACGGCGGCAGCCCCTCGGCCCAGTAGCGCTTGGGGTAGTCGAGGTGCGACAAAGCCTCGAAGGGTTGCGAGCTCTCGACCATGGCGAGGGTTTCGCGGAAGTACTCCCTGACCGCCTCGGGGAACACGGCGGCCGGCCGGAAACGAAATTGGCTGGCGTCCACCTCCTGACCATCGAGGCGGGCGCAGTGGATCGAACCGAGGACGCGGTCGAACGGGCCGGCGCCCAGGACCGCGGCCGTCTCCTCTGGGAACCAGTGCGGCTCGCCCAGCTCGACGCCCGACAGGATGCGCAGGCCCTTGAACTCCGCGCGGCAGCGCTCGATCGCCTCGTGGTAACCCGTGATGTCCAGAGTGTGCTGGCCTTCATGGATCGTGACGAAGTCGGCGTGCTCGGTGAACGCGATCGCGGGCAGCCCGATCTGCAGCGCGCGCTCGCAGCTGCGCTCCATGGATCCCTGGCGCGCGTCCCAGGACCACTGGCTGTGCACGTGGAGGTCGGGTGGGAGAGGCACCCGACAAGGCTAGCTGGATACCCCTCTTGCGCGGTTTGCGGCGTCCGGCCGCCCTCGTCCCGGCTCCGCCGGCACCCCTGCCGGGCGGGGAGGTGACTTGACTAAAATGGCCAGCGGTGGACTACGTGGTGCTTGCCCTTGTCTACCTCGTGGGCGGGGCCTTTCTGGGAGCCGGTATATACCTGGTCATGAGCGGCAGCTTCCCCGGCTGGTGGGTCAGGCGAATGCTCTGGCCGCTGGTGCGGGTGACGCCGACCGTGACCCACCTCCAGGGCTGGGCCGCGGTCGGGCTCGGCGCCTCGGTCCTGGCCATCGGGTTCACCACGATCGTGCCGGAGATCGTGGGCGGCGTCCTGGTCCTGCTGGCCGTGGCGGCGTACCTGGCGGGCGTCGGGCTATTCGTCTACAGCACCTGGCTTTCGAGGCGGCCGACCGTCTAGCGGAGCAGTCGCTGGAGCAGCTCGCTCGCCACCTTCGGGTTGGCCTGCGGCGCCCTCTTCTTGAGATCCGCCATCAGCGCGCCCAAGGCTTGCCTCCTGCCCGCCCGGTAGTCCTCGACGGCCCTGGGGTTCGCGGCCACGACCGCTTCGATCTCCGCCCGCAGGGCACCCTCGTCGCTGATCTGGGCGAAGCCGTGCTCGGCGACGAGCTCTGACGGCGCCCGGCCCGTGATGAGGGATTCGGCAAGGACCTCGCGACCCTGGTCGCGGGTGATCCTCCCACCGGCGACGAGCTTGACGATCTCGGCCAGGTGCGCCGCCGACGGGAGCTTGCCGCTGGGCGCCACTTCGCCGATGATCCAGTTGGCGGCGGGTTTGGCCTCCGCACCGGCTTCGACCGCGCCTTCGAAGAGGTCGGCGAGGTCGCGGTCGGCCGCGATGAGCACCGCGTCGGCCGCCGGCAGGCCGTAGTCGGACACCAGGCGCGCGCGCCGCGGGCCGGGCAGCTCCGGCAGAGCGCGCCGCAGGTCTTCGATCCACGCCGGGTCGAGCTCCAGCGGCGGCAGGTCGGGCTCCGGGAAATAGCGGTAGTCCTCGGCGAACTCCTTGCTGCGCTGCGAGAAGGTGCGCTGCTCCGCGTCGGACCAGCCGCGCGTCTCCTGCACCACGGTGCCGCCCGACTCGAGGGCCTCTTTCTGCCGCGCGACCTCGTACAGGATGGCGCGGTGCAGCGCGCGAAACGAGTTGATGTTCTTCAGCTCGGT harbors:
- a CDS encoding class I SAM-dependent RNA methyltransferase, which codes for MAPLILRPSSPAHGGTTVARDEGKVWLVSYALPGEVVEAEPRGRHGGVAVAATTRVIEASPHRVTASCPHFGECGGCQLQHAAYAHQLRLKRQVVEEAWSRAGLRLPPDTPVLGMDDPWRYRIRGEFEAVRQPGGGWRFGFHRQRSHSVLAIDTCPIHDLRIEQALPAFAQAAAELELKNLQNLLLTVEPAGRGLLWRLRHRGPEPQWPREDLARRVAELLPDQVLLDDAMSLDFWDLTFRVRSDTFVQTNYRQMLVLYRAALDMLAPTAGERVLDLYAGIGTISVAVAREAASVSAIEENPRAVQLGRLNARINAVKVDYLPGRVETMLRQVRLGQHQAVILDPPRAGCEPAALAELIRLGPERLVYVSCEPSTHARDLIGLVRGGYRVRRAAIVDMFPQTYHIETVALLERGSG
- the gatB gene encoding Asp-tRNA(Asn)/Glu-tRNA(Gln) amidotransferase subunit GatB, producing the protein MTGRWEVVIGMEVHVQPRTRSKMFCGCAVGHIGDPPNSNVCEICGGMPGVLPVVNKAAVEACLKTALALNCEIPRHTKFDRKNYMYPDLPKGYQISQYDLPMSFNGHLDLDGRRVRIRRVHLEEDTGKLIHAGDKLHKAWESFVDLNRAGVPLMEIVSEPDLRSADEARDYAVALRTLLRTIGASEADMEKGQLRAEPNISIRRFGTDELGVKTELKNINSFRALHRAILYEVARQKEALESGGTVVQETRGWSDAEQRTFSQRSKEFAEDYRYFPEPDLPPLELDPAWIEDLRRALPELPGPRRARLVSDYGLPAADAVLIAADRDLADLFEGAVEAGAEAKPAANWIIGEVAPSGKLPSAAHLAEIVKLVAGGRITRDQGREVLAESLITGRAPSELVAEHGFAQISDEGALRAEIEAVVAANPRAVEDYRAGRRQALGALMADLKKRAPQANPKVASELLQRLLR
- a CDS encoding DNA polymerase III subunit alpha; this translates as MPHAPNTFVHLHNHTEYSLLDGASRIPALVARAAELGMPALALTDHGVMYGAIHFYKACKDAGIKPIVGCEVYVAPRSRLLREGRVDRDPNHLTLLAANHEGYVNLMKLCTVGQMEGMYYKPRIDKEILAEHSKGLIALSGCLQGEAASRISDGDTEGARESVAAYRDIFGADRFLLEVQRHGIDRQEQVNQALMGFGKEFGLRLCATNDLHYVHRHDSEAHDVLLCLQTGARFNDPNRWRFSSQENYLKTPDEMLSAFTDMPDALASTLEVADQCELKLRLGATLLPPFDVPDGLKPDQYLRKLVTEGMRWRYGEPSAATQERADQELSVISQTGYASYFLIVWDFYNFARRNGIVVGPGRGSAAGSLVSYCLGITNLDPIEHGLIFERFLNIDRVSMPDIDCDFSVEGREKVIRYVSEKYGFDRVAQIITFTTMASKAAIRDVGRVLEVPLRDTDWLAKLVPVYQGRSKTLDDTIKEVPDFRKAYETNEDQKRLIDVARTLEGVSRNVSTHAAGVVIAPQPLVRYTPLQYGPGRESVVTQYDMKAVGDIGLLKIDFLGLQNLDIIATCLRLVKEHRGIEIDLEKIPVDDAKTYELISNGDTHGVFQLEGAGMRRMLMDMRPQSFADVSAAIALFRPGPMVNIPAYVARKQGREPIEYMHERLEPILRETYGVMIYQEQVMMAARELAGFTMSEADILRAAMGKKDKAKMAKQRTKFIAGAVERDIARTTAEALFDGIAKFAEYGFNRAHSAAYGVISYQTAYLKANYPLEYLTSLLIHMEGSADKVATAIVDCRIRGIDVLPPDINRSRADFSMSDSRILFGLAAIKNVGQHAVETIVSLRDADGPFKSLEDLCERTAAIQDVNRRVLESLVQSGACDGLGERARLLAALDHAVSRAESVRKDRESGQTSLLDMVGSPEAEVDGYGLLIDIAPMAGEDKLRLEKELLGLYLSDHPLRRISTELAKLSDTQAVEVTSALQDSEVRIAGLVREVRRVVTRKGQIMAYAQLEDLTGSVDVVLFPRVFEQTRLLFEPDKVVVVQGKVDARAGSTRATGAAASPADPDLEPEVEVASVVVDMAWLWDDPECLPVSRRQLVHIRIPNGDAGLAERLEAVLARHPGTDDVVLHVVVGRREVIVNADRYHVLAGPALTAEIDELVGSASTRLETVRPKAQSNGNGRGRR
- a CDS encoding cation transporter, coding for MAKAADEIASGQFSEHLEAVIGGRLRKALILTFVILAVELTGAVLSHSLALFSDAGHVTTDILALGLAWFAVEQTKRPADDKRSFGYHRAGILAATANGATLIVLVFVIAYEAVQRLTHTEPVQGLVVIVSALVGVVVNGYVAFSMRGQGTNLNIRAALLHALGDLAASVGVIIAGAVILFTGWTFIDPLVSILIAALIGWNALKIVTETVNILLEGTPRGVSSQGIASAIRGTEGVRSMHDLHVWSISAENVACSCHIVVGDQSLPESERVMRAVEERLCADFAIGHTTIQVENCAPCHEEAEHLMHHNHPHIQLAELALEGRRRTPLSRRRSARPASIAQ
- a CDS encoding histidinol-phosphatase HisJ family protein, which codes for MPLPPDLHVHSQWSWDARQGSMERSCERALQIGLPAIAFTEHADFVTIHEGQHTLDITGYHEAIERCRAEFKGLRILSGVELGEPHWFPEETAAVLGAGPFDRVLGSIHCARLDGQEVDASQFRFRPAAVFPEAVREYFRETLAMVESSQPFEALSHLDYPKRYWAEGLPPYREEDYEAELRAVLVAATRRGCALEANTTRGDGGESRFCPGLKVLRWWHEVGGEAVSFGSDAHQPDKVAGGFELAAQIVEAAGFKPARDPMALWRR
- the mtrB gene encoding trp RNA-binding attenuation protein MtrB yields the protein MTDNEHDHGDMSPATGRYVVVKALEDGVTIMGLTRGKDTRSHHTERLDAGEVLVAQFTELTAAIKIRGRAEVLTDVGKVESEPSRVNPNH